From Canis lupus familiaris isolate Mischka breed German Shepherd chromosome 16, alternate assembly UU_Cfam_GSD_1.0, whole genome shotgun sequence, one genomic window encodes:
- the LOC119877066 gene encoding proline-rich protein 2-like — MPPTRLRAAAPGTPREAPREFLHLAAGFGCCSGASCKQALGAGAPSPRGGSTVRLRARSESARPALPRGREGCPRPGAPRRSPAGSALQLAPGGPLPGRAGRRRHTGRGPVPGARHPGPSGHQPRGKRRPGIPGAAQEAARRPRLPPPPHGEPGAEAGTAQGPGSRGAPHASPPRPPPPPPPPGLGPAGQPEPRTSAAPQPQPEPEPEPTRLPAARALTSSPGRAATPPAVTAAPLPGQRPRRMLFKGAAVAATPWLRPSLQRRRAELLPALAGEGSCLDFCNAPA; from the exons ATGCCTCCAACGCGGCTGCGAGCGGCGGCTCCGGGCACTCCCCGGGAGGCACCGCGAGAATTTCTGCATTTGGCAGCGGGCTTCGGATGCTGCAGCGGAGCCTCCTGCAAGCAGGCGCTCGGCGCAGGGGCACCGTCACCCCGGGGTGGCAGCACGGTCCGGCTCCGGGCGCGGTCCGAGAGCGCCCGGCCAGCCCTGCCGCGGGGCCGGGAGGGATGCCCGAGGCCCGGAGccccccgccgcagccccgcgGGATCAGCCCTCCAGCTGGCGCCCGGGGGCCCGCTTCCGGGCCGGGCCGGTCGCCGCCGCCACACAGGCCGGGGGCCGGTCCCAGGCGCGCGTCACCCGGGCCCCTCCGGGCACCAGCCCCGCGGGAAACGGCGGCCGGGCATCCCCGGCGCAGCACAGGAAGCGGCCCGGAGGCCTcggctgccgccgccgccgcacggGGAGCCGGGCGCAGAGGCCGGAACAGCGCAAGGGCCCGGGAGCCGAGGGGCGCCTCACGCGTctccgccgcggccgccgccgccgccgccgcctcccgggctTGGGCCGGCGGGGCAGCCCGAGCCCCGCACCTCCGCCgcgccgcagccgcagccggagccggagccggagcccaCGCGGCTCCCCGCCGCTAGAGCACTCACCTCCTCGCCTGGCCGGGCCGCTACGCCGCCGGCTGTCACCGCAGCCCCACTGCCTGGCCAGCGCCCGCGCCGGATGCTATTTAAGGGCGCCGCCGTAGCCGCTACGCCCTGGCTGCGCCCCAGCCTCCAACGCCGCCGAGCCGAGCTGCTCCCG GCCCTGGCAGGGGAAGGCTCTTGTCTGGACTTCTGCAATGCCCCGGCGTGA